The Streptomyces sp. NBC_01463 DNA window CCCGGCAAGCACGGCGACCCCGGTCAGCGTGGTGCCCTTCACCGGCACTCCGCTCCCGTCCCCGGAACCACCCGCCCCGCCGGACGACGGGGACGTGCCACCGGCCCGCGCGGGCCCGTCGTCCCCGGCCTTCTTCAGGTCCACCCGCTCGACGCTGCTCTGCTCCCCCTCGGAGCCGTACATCAGCGCCGAACCGTCCGCCGTGTACGTCACCGACTCGGCCTGCGGCAGCAGCGGGGCCTGGACCGGGTAGTCCTTGCCGAGCCTGCCGTTCGCGAACGCCCAGCCGCGCGCGCTGAAGTACGAGCGCAGCACCAGCTCCTTGCCGTCGGGCGAGAACGCCCCGTCCGTCACCCACGGCACCTCCCCGACCCGCCGGAACACGTTGTTCCCGCCGGTCGTGAGCTTCGCGGGGCCCTCGTACAGCCCGCCGCCGTCCTCGTTCTTCGACGCGATGTACACCCGGCCGGTCTTCGGGTGGACCATCAGCGCCTCGGCGTTGCGCGGGCCGTCGGCGTACGTCACGTCGAACTGCGTGGCCCGGACCGTCGCGTCCCGGAGCT harbors:
- a CDS encoding esterase-like activity of phytase family protein, with protein sequence MRSYRLTVLAAAALLSFAAAAPAVADDGEADRSFTIEDPRITESSGLAASRAHPGIYWTHNDSDDGPYVFAVDSRTGKTVARITMKGVGAPRDVEAISLGPDGNLYVGDIGDNLNGSWDHVWIYRFPEPKELRDATVRATQFDVTYADGPRNAEALMVHPKTGRVYIASKNEDGGGLYEGPAKLTTGGNNVFRRVGEVPWVTDGAFSPDGKELVLRSYFSARGWAFANGRLGKDYPVQAPLLPQAESVTYTADGSALMYGSEGEQSSVERVDLKKAGDDGPARAGGTSPSSGGAGGSGDGSGVPVKGTTLTGVAVLAGIGLLLFLGRRRSRR